In a genomic window of Zingiber officinale cultivar Zhangliang chromosome 9B, Zo_v1.1, whole genome shotgun sequence:
- the LOC122024443 gene encoding probable U6 snRNA-associated Sm-like protein LSm4, translating to MLPLSLLKTAQGHPMLVELKNGETYNGHLVNCDTWMNIHLREVICTSKDGDRFWRMPECYIRGNTIKYLRVPDEVIDKVQEESTKSRTDRKPPGVGRGRGRGGREDGIGRSAKGIGRGQDDGSNKGGGRGRGGVGGKAAGSRGGGRGRG from the exons ATG CTTCCGTTATCGCTTCTGAAGACTGCTCAAGGTCATCCCATG TTGGTGGAGTTGAAGAACGGGGAGACATACAATGGGCACTTGGTGAACTGTGACACCTGGATGAATATCCACCTCCGTGAGGTTATTTGTACCTCAAAG GATGGTGACCGGTTTTGGAGGATGCCTGAGTGTTACATTCGTGGGAATACCATCAAGTACCTTCGAGTTCCAGATGAG GTGATTGACAAAGTTCAGGAAGAGTCCACCAAAAGCCGCACAG ACAGGAAGCCTCCTGGAGTTGGCCGTGGCAGGGGACGAGGAGGTAGGGAAGATGGCATTGGGCGGTCTGCCAAAGGCATTGGACGGGGTCAAGATGATGGAAGCAACAAAGGTGGTGGTCGTGGTAGAGGGGGAGTTGGTGGTAAAGCTGCTGGTTCCAGAG GTGGAGGGCGTGGCCGAGGTTGA